The stretch of DNA CAGCAAGAGCAAATACCATCTGAAAGACGTGATCGTGGGGCGGATCTACTTCCTTCTGGTACGGTTAAAGATCCGACATATGGAATTGTCTATCATAAGGAGAGAGACGACGGGCGTGCCGCCGAATCAATACAATGAGTCGGAGACGTTGGTGAGATTTGAGATTATGGATGGATCGCCTTCGCGTGGCGAGACAATACCCATTCGGTTGTTCTTAGGCGGCTTCGATCTTACGCCTACGTTCCGCGATGTGAATAAGAAGTACAGCACGAGATATTACTTGTCTCTGGTGCTCATTGACGAGGACGCGAGGCGGTATTTCAAGCAGAGCGAGATCGTGTTGTACCGGCAGGCACCTGAGAACAGTGAACTGGCGCAGAGGCAAGCGAAGGAGATTCAGGCGAGCTAGGCAGACGTGGATGTGAGACGAGGATGAAAAAGTCATTAAAGGTCGCCGAACAGATGTTATACTGTGAATAACTACTTGCCAGCGGTTTTCAGGGACGCTTTCACGAGATATGAACATAGCAGGGCGCTCTGGCGTACAGAGAATTCGAACTTAGGGCGATCGCATCTTCGTAGTTGAGACTATGGCAATGACTGCGAAGCTTTCTGGCTCGTCAAACAGCAATTAAGATATGTTTGCCGAGGCTTGGTATCACATATGACATCTCTATCTTTACACATCGATCCCAACGCGTCTCTCCCCTTCAATGGCAGCCTGGCCAAGTATGAAAGGCGTTGCTGCTTCCGAGTTCACCAGTGAGCCTGGGTACTCCCTCGTAGCAGCGTGGCTCCGACACCAAGGTCCCAAGTACACTTGTCCATTCCAAGGTATTCATCACATGTGTCTCTCGCTCGCTCCTCTATGTTGAGCTCGTAGTGTAGGCCCCCCTCATTTGCAGATGAACGCCGTCCCCGAGGGCACATGTTTGCAAAATTGCCCACCATGCCAAATGTATGCAAAAACGCTTGAACGTATCCAGATACAACAGAAATCTGCTTCGAAATGCAGCCGGCCTTGTCATTTCATCATGACATCAGTAATTTTGGCAGTTATTGCTTGCCATCGCCTTGCTGATCGGtttgctcctgctgcgccTGATTTTGCGCagctttctccttctcggcctTTTCTTTCTTCGACCTTCCGGTCCATAGATCCGAAATACCGTCCTTGAACTTCTCCCAGGGGTTCCGATTCAGATAGTTGCTCAGTTGCCGGAAGTTGTACATTTCTCCCCAGCAATCGCGACCCCACTCGCAGCCTGCCATGTTCACGAGGAAATCCCGCTCCGCCTCTTGATAGTGTATGCCCTGGAGGCCACATTCCTTCATATCGTCTCCGATCTTGAGCGCTCTGCAGCCGCCCGATGGCAGGCCTCGATCGTCGCCGCAGGCTCCATTAGGGAAAGCATTGACCTTGCGTTGCGCCGCAAAGGCTACATGCGGTCGAATCCAGGGTTGGTTCGTGTAGATGTACTCGAAAGCGTCCTGCTCTTTGTGCTCCCATTCCATGTGCCGCTGCTCGTAGAAAACTGGATCCCACCACATGTCGAGCACTCTATCTGTCCATGAACTTCTGCGGACGAAGAAGGAGCCCAAATTGAAACCACCACAGTCTTGCGACAGGACCAAGTTAATGCTCTCTGGTTTGCCATCCCCAACCAGTGATAAAGACTCCTCGTCCAGGTAATTCGCATACTGTCCTTCGCTGGCCTTGTCAGAAGTGCAGTTCGGCGGGTGTTGGATTTTCAAGGGATTGTATTTGTTGATGTCGCGGTATGTCGTGCCGCCGAGGTCGTTGAAAAGGTGGCTTTGTAGCGAGTACTCCGGTTCCATAATGAAGGTGTTAAGATCGAGCCACCAGAACCTGACAAACTATCAGCCGTGTCCGTCAATTTGCAATGTCGCCAAACTTACCACTCAGCCTGGGGATACTTCTTCATAGCATTTCGCACAATGTCCACCTTCTCCCAGCTCTCCCTCCATTCGTGGGCGTAGCGCTTTTTCGTGCTCATGTCCACAATGTGGAGGTCATAGCCCCATTTGGCAGCATACTTTTTCTTGTTCTTAACACTGTCTCTTTCGATCGCCCATTCTCGAGCTCCCTTCCACTCCATCACACCGCCTCCCTGGTTGGCGCCGAGTATGATGACGAAATTTGACCCTCCTCCTAGCCATGATGTCCTCCTATACCAGTATCGAACAGCTGTCATGTTGTTAGCCACAAACTACCTGCCGCTCGAAGCGCAGAATACTCACGACTCCAAAATAATGCCAGCAATCCCAGCACGGTGATGATCAACATCGCCATGTACTTCCGTCTCCGAGACATCAGTAATCCGCACCGTCTCGGGAGGTCTGCCAATGTCCACCGCATTCCTGTCCGCCCCCGTTCAAATTTGTCCTTCCCTGATATTCGCTCTTCCTGTCCCCCGTGTGCGAAAGGCAAGCTCATGCTCAGTTTGCGCCCAAATCTCCCAAAGAAGCCTTGATTCGTGCTCTGGTAGCGCGGGTATCCGTTGACTCTGGCCGATCGCTCTTTCGCCGTCGCCCACGATACGCCGCCGTTCGGTGTCGGACTCGAGCCGCGCAGTCGCCCATTTCCTTCAAAGGGAGGATTGCTCAAGCCAGGGGAGGACCAGCCGCCCTCTCGTCGCGGGCTAGGACTGCGGTCGAGCGACATGCCcgcctcgtccttctcgagGAAGGCGTCGCCGGCCGTGTGATCGGAGAACGCGCTTGCACGCCGGGTATTATCTCGCGGACATGAATTGCTCGTTCTTCGTCGATGGTTCGAGACttgggcggcggtggttgCTTCTGCACCACTGGCAGATTTGGAGTGCTGAGCCACTTTGGCTGAGGAGTGTCGGAGGTGACCTGCAACGAGGGCCCTCGCAATAATGGCTAatgaggaaaatagattgaGCGGGTCCCGGCCTCAGCAATGTATCCAATGCTCGCCTAGATCCACCTTTTGCAGGACGGGTATGCAGATAACGCCTCGTATCGCAACGCCAGACACCGATCGACTGTCTGACTGTatgcgttgctgctgttcgttCAACGCCACAGGTGCGTGTAGGGCTGGTCGCGTTCAGCTGCACGGCAGGGAATGCTGGCCTGGGTGGAGTGAAAGCTGTCTCTGGTGATTGCAGGTGCTGGCGAGGGGTCCTGTGCGACCAGCGAGTACACTTTTCAGACCGCTTTGAGTGCGCGTACCGTTGAATTACCGAGACATGCGGAGGACTGGCGTTCTGGGCTGGATGCGAATTTCTGGGACAGAGGCAGACAATATCGGGCAAAAGCAGAAATCCGCCATAATTCGTCAATCTGCGATGAGAGCTATCGTCAAGGGATGGACTGGCCTCTGTGGCGTCCAATTCGACGAGTACGCGCGGACCCGCGCTCCAATGACCATGCAATTTGATGGTCTGTGATCACCTGCAACAAATCCCCACGCTACACACTACTGTACGCTATCTCAAGGCGAACTGCGCATCTTCTACATTGAGCATTCAGCTCGCATGCGAAAAAGACACGCTGTCATCTTCAGCAAATCGCATTGATAACGGTCAGATGTCGGATAATATTGTACCGACACGTTGTGGCGCTAGCCGGTTGGCTCAACGCAGGAGAAGATCACGGCGATTTCCTATTTCGATGCACTCTAACTACTGTTGTCCATCGCATCCAGACCAGCCAGATCGCAACAACCGTCATTTCGCGGGTCAGCATGGCGCGCAAATATTCTCAACTGCTTCTTGCCCAGCCGCGCATGAGAGTGGTCTATTTGAGAAAGGGCAGGGAAACTAGAGCAAGACCTCAAAGCACAATGCCTCAAACTTCGGCGGCTGGCACGATGGTGGTCTGGCAACTGCTAACGTTTCGTCGTTTGTTCGGTAACTATATCGAGCGAGAAAATACTGTTCCCGCAACTTCGTCTTTCGTTCAGTCCGTTCTTCATCACTTCCATCCGTGAGCATTCACCTTTAGGTTGGTAGGCGCAAGGCCCGATATTTGCAAGACCACTTCATCTCGAACTCGTATGATGCCTATTCGGTCCGTACATTGTTGCTATGAGGCAGATTTCGTTGGTGACCTGTACAAATGCGCTGCATCATTATCAAGGAGAAATGGTCAGTAGTGTCTAGCAAAAAGAGATGAGCCGAGCATTGTAGCAACCAGACACTGAAAAAACGCTTCGTTCAGTAAGTGGCTTCGAGTCGATCTCCAAAATTCCTGTTGAGAAAGCTATCCCGTTACTGAGTAGGCTGTTCCGGCGATGCCTTTTGCTAAGCCAAGTGATACTTGACAGAAGCCAGCGACTCTATTCACTTCGACATCAAATTTCATCGAAGATAGCAACCTAGATCATCAAGCGTTCGACCTTGTCCTTGAGTGCGCGGATCTGTCCCATAAGATCGGAAGCCTCGTTGGTAGTGATGCTGCAGCTGATGACTGCCCGAGATACACCACAGGCGCGGCCGAGAGCCATCTTGGATGGAACATACACGTATGGAGTGTTCTTGTCCTCGCAaagaagtggaagatggAGCAGGATAGCCAGAGGGGTCTGCAGAAAATTGTTAGAAAGGAGCGACATCACGCGACTTGGTAAGAATTTGACTTACAGTGTCGGCCGCGAGAATGATGATCTCGCTGAT from Cercospora beticola chromosome 1, complete sequence encodes:
- a CDS encoding uncharacterized protein (CAZy:GT34), with translation MSLDRSPSPRREGGWSSPGLSNPPFEGNGRLRGSSPTPNGGVSWATAKERSARVNGYPRYQSTNQGFFGRFGRKLSMSLPFAHGGQEERISGKDKFERGRTGMRWTLADLPRRCGLLMSRRRKYMAMLIITVLGLLALFWSPVRYWYRRTSWLGGGSNFVIILGANQGGGVMEWKGAREWAIERDSVKNKKKYAAKWGYDLHIVDMSTKKRYAHEWRESWEKVDIVRNAMKKYPQAEWFWWLDLNTFIMEPEYSLQSHLFNDLGGTTYRDINKYNPLKIQHPPNCTSDKASEGQYANYLDEESLSLVGDGKPESINLVLSQDCGGFNLGSFFVRRSSWTDRVLDMWWDPVFYEQRHMEWEHKEQDAFEYIYTNQPWIRPHVAFAAQRKVNAFPNGACGDDRGLPSGGCRALKIGDDMKECGLQGIHYQEAERDFLVNMAGCEWGRDCWGEMYNFRQLSNYLNRNPWEKFKDGISDLWTGRSKKEKAEKEKAAQNQAQQEQTDQQGDGKQ
- the SNU13 gene encoding RNA binding protein snu13, which gives rise to MADQSAAWPIADAALSQEILDLVQQASHARQLKKGANEATKTLNRGISEIIILAADTTPLAILLHLPLLCEDKNTPYVYVPSKMALGRACGVSRAVISCSITTNEASDLMGQIRALKDKVERLMI